GCTTCACGACCTTGGTGAAGTTGATCTGCCCCGCTGTCGGCACGCCGAACAGGCCCTGGGCGCGGAAATAGGCTTCGAAGGCCTCGATTTCCTGCTTGGTGCGGCCGGTGCCCCTGAAGTACTCGATGGTCTTCTCGTCCACCGGGAAGAAGCCCATGGTGGCGCCGTACTCGGGTGCCATGTTGGCAATGGTGGAGCGGTCGGGCACGGCCAGCGAGGCGGTTCCTTCGCCAAAGAACTCGACGAACTTGCCCACCACCTTTTCCTTGCGCAGGATCTCGGTGACGGTGAGCACCAGGTCGGTGGCGGTGACGCCTTCGCGCAGCTGGCCGCTCAGCTCGAAGCCCACCACATCGGGCGTCAGGAAGTAGACCGGCTGGCCCAGCATGCCGGCTTCCGCCTCGATGCCGCCCACGCCCCAGCCGACCACGCCAATGCCGTTGATCATCGTGGTGTGGCTGTCGGTGCCGACCAGGGTGTCGGGGTAGTAGACGCCGTCGGCGCGCTTGTGGACGCCGCGCGCCAGGTATTCGAGGTTCACCTGGTGCACGATGCCGAAGCCCGGGGGCACCACGCCGAAGGTGTCGAAGGCCTGCATGCCCCACTTCATGAACTCGTAGCGTTCCTGGTTGCGCTGGAATTCCAGCCGCATGTTCAGGTCCAGCGCCTTCTTGCTGCCGTAGTGATCGATCATCACCGAGTGGTCGACCACCAGGTCCACCGGCACCAGCGGCTCGATGGTCTTCGGGTTCTTGCCCATCTCGGCGGCCACCGAGCGCATGGCCGCCAGGTCGGCGAGCAGTGGCACGCCGGTGAAGTCCTGGAGCACCACCCGGGCAACCACGAACGGGATCTCGTCGGTGCGCTGAGCATTCGGTTGCCAGTTGGCCAGCTGCTGCACGTGCTCGGGAGTCACCTTCTTGCCGTCACAGTTGCGCAGCACGCTTTCGAGCACGAGGCGGATCGACACCGGCAGCTTCTCGACATTCGGGAACTGCCTGGCCAGCTCGGGCAGCGAGAAGAAGCTGCCTTGCTTGCCGGAAGCGGTCTGGAAGGTCTTGTAGGTCTGGGCGAAGGCATGCACGGGCGCCTGGGCGGCTTTCTTCGGGGTCTTCTCTTGGGCGGCTTTGGCCATGGGGGTCACTCCGAGGTGCGGTTCAAGGTGGGGAAAGATCGTGGGGATTGTCGCAGTTTGAGCTTGCGTCGCAAGAAGCGTGCAGGGACTTCGCCGCCCCTGCACGCCGCCCCAGCCGCCCCGATTGACGCCTCAGGGGGTGGTGGCGCGGCGCTTGCTGCGCCGGCGCCAGATCGCACGCACCACGCTGCCGAGCACCAACAGGGCCAGCGTCCAGGGCAGCAGGGCAGCGGTCAGCTCGATCAGCGCGGCCAGGCTCGCTGCCAGCACATGGCCGGTGTTGAGCACCGCGCCGCGCACCGGCGACCACATGCCGGTCTCGATCACCGAGGGCCGGGCCTGGAAGCTGAGCACCACATGCACCTTGTCCGTCAGGCTGGCCAGGGCCTTGCGGCGGGAGGCCAGGCTGTCGATCTCGCTCTGCACGCGGGTCAGCTCGCGCTCCACCTCGATGAGCTCGCCCAGCTTGGCCTTGGGCGTGGCCATCAGGCGGCGCAGGTTGTCGCGGAACTCGCTCATGTTCTTCAGGCGGGCTTCCGTGTCGATCACTTCGTCGGTCTTGTCCTCGGCCTGGGTGGTGTGCTGGCCGACGCTGCCCAGCGCCGTCACCTTGGCCAGGAAGGCGTCGAGCTGCTGCGGCGGGACACGCGCTTCGAGCGAGGCGCCGGTGGGATGCTGGTCGGCGTTGTTGACCAGGGAGGACGCCAGCACCTCGCAGCCGGCTGCGGCGCACGCCTGCCCGGCGGCCTTCCAGGCCGCCTCGACGCCGTCGGCGTCGGTGAACAGCGTCAGGTCATGGCGCAGTGCGAGGTAGCGGCGCTGCGGCGAGGCGTTGTCTGCCGGCGCGGAGCCGGCGCCGCCCTCGGCCGCCTGCACCGGTGCGGCTGCTGCCGCGGGTGCCATGCCGTACGCAGGGGCTGCCTGCTCGCTGATGGCAGGCTCGGCAGGGCCGCTCCTGCCGCAGGCGGTGAGCGTGGCCAGGGTCAGGAGCAGGACGAACGGCAGGCGGGGAGGGCGGCGCATGGAAGACTCCGGGGAGCAAAGTAAGGACAGGCGGTGAAACGCGCCCGGGGCCTCCGCGGGGTTGGCCGCCAGCGAAAAATGATGCGCAACGCGCACCGGCCCGCGCGGCGGGGCCGTGAAGGGCACCGGCCGCCCGCCGGCAGGGAGCCTGCGACGCCGCGGGAGCGACGGTGGCCAGGGGCTTGGTATGCTCCCGGGCATGATCTTCATCGGTACCGCCGGCTGGAGCATCCCCCGGGCCATGGGCTCCGCCTTTCCCGGCGAGGGCCAGCACCTCGACCGTTATGCCCGCGTGCTGGGGTGCGCGGAGATCAACACCTCGTTCTATCGCCCGCACCGCGCGGCCACCTATGAACGCTGGGCGGGCCAGGTGCCGGAGCACTTCCGCTTCTCGGTCAAGCTGCCGCGCAGCATCACCCACGAGGGGCGGCTGCAGGCGGCCGACGAGCCGCTGGAGCGCTTCCTGGCCGAAGTGGCGGGCCTGGGCCGCAAGCTGGGCGTGTTGCTGGTGCAGCTGCCGCCGTCGCTTGCCTTCGATGCCGCCGTCGCCGGCAACTTCTTCGACCTGCTGCGGGAGCGCCATGAAGGGCCAGTGGTGTGCGAACCGCGGCATGCGAGCTGGTTCGAGCCGGTCGCGGAGCGAGTGCTCAAGTCCGCCCGCGTGGGCCGCGTCGCGGCCGACCCGGCACGGCCAGCGGCGGCCGCCCGGCCCGGTGGCTGGATGGGCTCGGCGCGCAGCAGCCGGCGCGCCACTCTCTACTACCGCTGGCATGGCTCGCCGCGCCTCTACTACTCGCGCTACAGCCCCGAGGTGCTGCAGCAATGGGCCGACGCGCTGGCGCCAGGACCGGCAGGGGCGGACACCTGGTGCATCTTCGACAACACCGCTTCCGGCGCCGCGATGGAAAACGCCCTGGAGTTCCGCGAGCGGCTGCCGCAGGGCTGAGCACGGGCCGCTATTGCGGGGGCTGGTGCCCGTGCCGGGCCAGGGCGCGGCCATGCCTCAAGGCGGCTGAGGCGGACCGCCGGCGACGGCTGCCGCCGGCCTTGCCCGGTCCGAGAAAGGAAAAGGCCCGCCGAAGCGGGCCTTTCTCGCAGCGATGCCGCAGGGGAACGTTCAGACCGCCACCGCCTTGGCCACGTCGCTGAACTCCTCGATCTGGTCAAAGTTCATGTAGCGGTACACCTTGTCGCCGTCCTTGTTGATCACGCCCATGTCGGCGTGGTACTCGGCAACGGTCGGGATGCGGCCCAGCTTCGAGCAGATCGCGGCCAGCTCGGCCGAGCCGAGGTAGACGTTGGTGTTCTTGCCCAGGCGGTTGGGGAAGTTGCGGGTGCTGGTGGACATCACCGTCGCGCCCTCGCGTACCTGCGCCTGGTTGCCCATGCAGAGGCTGCAGCCCGGCATTTCCATGCGGGCGCCCGCGCCGCCCAGCACGCCGTAGTGGCCTTCCTTGGTCAACTCGGCCGCGTCCATCTTGGTCGGCGGCGCCACCCACAGCTTCACCGGGATGTCGCGCTTG
This genomic stretch from Eleftheria terrae harbors:
- a CDS encoding DUF4349 domain-containing protein, producing MRRPPRLPFVLLLTLATLTACGRSGPAEPAISEQAAPAYGMAPAAAAAPVQAAEGGAGSAPADNASPQRRYLALRHDLTLFTDADGVEAAWKAAGQACAAAGCEVLASSLVNNADQHPTGASLEARVPPQQLDAFLAKVTALGSVGQHTTQAEDKTDEVIDTEARLKNMSEFRDNLRRLMATPKAKLGELIEVERELTRVQSEIDSLASRRKALASLTDKVHVVLSFQARPSVIETGMWSPVRGAVLNTGHVLAASLAALIELTAALLPWTLALLVLGSVVRAIWRRRSKRRATTP
- a CDS encoding DUF72 domain-containing protein, coding for MIFIGTAGWSIPRAMGSAFPGEGQHLDRYARVLGCAEINTSFYRPHRAATYERWAGQVPEHFRFSVKLPRSITHEGRLQAADEPLERFLAEVAGLGRKLGVLLVQLPPSLAFDAAVAGNFFDLLRERHEGPVVCEPRHASWFEPVAERVLKSARVGRVAADPARPAAAARPGGWMGSARSSRRATLYYRWHGSPRLYYSRYSPEVLQQWADALAPGPAGADTWCIFDNTASGAAMENALEFRERLPQG